In Zunongwangia profunda SM-A87, the following proteins share a genomic window:
- the gltB gene encoding glutamate synthase large subunit codes for MRPKEQGLYLPEFERDNCGAGFICNLKGKRTNDIIHKALDILIRLEHRGAVSADGKTGDGAGILIEIPHNFFKKVCDFDLPEFGEYAAGMVFLPRSKNQLNICKEIFEEEIINQGLNIIGWRQVPVDKSCLGSIASLSEPNVEQIFIGKDEDTCDEVFRAKLFAARKIAEHKIYSSNLGEAEYFYLPSLSTKTIIYKGLLMPQDINIYYTDLNDPDLVTKLALVHQRFSTNTFPTWDLAQPFRYMCHNGEINTLRGNLSRMKAREELFESEIFGEDIKKIVPVTLEGKSDSASMDMVLEMLLQTGRSLPEAIMMMVPEAWEKNPSMGDSKKAFYEYNACIMEPWDGPASIPFTDGQYIGALLDRNGLRPSRYTVTKDGYVIMSSETGVVDVKPENVELHGRLEPGKMFLVDMVEGRIVGDEEVKEQIVSKRPYRKWLNKNLLPLADVPYTGNKTPVEPVDFKTRQKVFGYTIEDIKTIISPMATGGKEAIGSMGTDTPLAVLSDKPQLLFNYFKQLFAQVTNPPLDGIREEIVTDISLSIGEDKNIFDITPEHAQKLRIQNPVISNEDLDKIKYIDHPDFRAKSISILYEIEKGLNGLEERLEQIVLEIKKAVDENRNIIILSDRNVSDKLAPIPSLLACSFVHHELKKHKRRSSFGIVIESAEPREPHHFALLFGYGASAINPYMVNEIIYQLSKEGEIEEQEPDVAIKNFNKAIGKGIVKIMNKIGISTLHSYRGSQIFEILGLNKKFTNKYFTNTPSRIEGIGLYEIEKEIQKRYKRAFTPPETETGLDLEIGGDYRWRRNGERHMLNPASVAKLQQAVKQNSYKTYKEYSNFINDQTKNLMTIRGMFKFKQLNPISIDEVEPWTEIVKRFKTGAMSFGSISKEAHENLAIAMNRLQGKSNSGEGGEDANRFTRDANGNWRNSAIKQVASGRFGVSINYLSNAKEIQIKMAQGAKPGEGGQLPGPKVNPAIAKTRNSTAYVGLISPPPHHDIYSIEDLAQLIFDLKNANREARINVKLVSKVGVGTIAAGVAKAKADVVLVSGYDGGTGAAALTSLRHAGLPWELGIAEVQQTLLLNNLRSRITVECDGQLKTGRDVAIACLLGAEEFGFSTAPLVASGCIMMRACHLNTCPVGIATQDPELRKNFKGTPENVINFMYFVAQELREIMASLGFRTLNEMVGQSQKLDMDHAIEHYKAQGIDLSNILYKPNIDKDLPLYKTQDQNHGLDNVLDFDILRKAHPAIYRKEKMSLDFNISNINRTTGAILSNEISKIHGEAGLPEHTLELNFKGSAGQSFGAFATRGLTLNVTGNTNDYFGKGLSGATLTVKKPEEATFKSHENVIIGNVALYGAINGEAYINGIGGERFCVRNSGAKAVIEGIGDHGCEYMTGGRAVILGKIGRNFAAGMSGGIAYIYNPDNNLDNNNFNMEMIELEHVSNDDATELKELIQNHYYHTDSEVAGHILENWEENLSKFIRVMPIEYKKALQRMEEEKKKEENLELKTA; via the coding sequence ATGAGACCAAAAGAGCAGGGGCTTTACTTGCCTGAATTTGAGAGAGATAATTGCGGCGCGGGATTTATTTGTAACTTAAAAGGTAAGCGCACAAACGACATCATCCATAAAGCTTTGGATATTTTAATACGATTAGAACATCGTGGAGCTGTAAGTGCTGATGGAAAAACCGGAGATGGTGCCGGAATTTTGATTGAAATTCCACACAATTTCTTTAAAAAAGTTTGTGATTTTGATTTACCTGAATTTGGAGAATATGCAGCTGGAATGGTTTTCCTTCCTCGATCTAAGAATCAATTAAATATCTGTAAAGAGATTTTTGAGGAAGAAATTATTAATCAGGGATTAAATATAATTGGCTGGAGACAAGTACCGGTCGATAAATCATGTTTAGGAAGTATTGCTTCTTTAAGCGAACCTAATGTTGAGCAAATTTTTATTGGTAAAGACGAAGATACCTGTGACGAAGTTTTTAGAGCAAAACTTTTTGCTGCTCGCAAAATTGCAGAACATAAAATCTATAGTTCTAATTTAGGAGAAGCAGAGTATTTTTACCTTCCTAGCTTATCTACAAAGACTATTATTTATAAAGGATTATTGATGCCACAGGACATCAATATTTACTATACAGATTTAAATGATCCAGATCTTGTAACTAAACTGGCTTTAGTACACCAACGTTTCTCTACCAATACTTTTCCTACCTGGGATTTAGCACAACCATTTAGATATATGTGCCATAATGGAGAGATCAACACTTTAAGAGGTAACCTTAGCCGAATGAAAGCGAGGGAAGAACTTTTTGAAAGTGAGATTTTTGGAGAAGACATCAAAAAAATCGTACCGGTTACCTTAGAAGGAAAATCAGATTCTGCTTCTATGGATATGGTTTTGGAAATGCTGTTACAAACCGGCCGTTCTTTACCTGAAGCTATTATGATGATGGTGCCTGAAGCCTGGGAGAAAAACCCTTCGATGGGCGATAGCAAAAAAGCCTTTTATGAATATAATGCCTGTATCATGGAGCCATGGGACGGCCCTGCTTCTATTCCTTTTACAGACGGGCAGTACATTGGTGCTTTGCTAGACCGTAATGGTCTAAGACCGTCGCGCTATACCGTTACAAAAGATGGTTATGTAATCATGTCTTCTGAAACCGGGGTTGTAGATGTAAAACCTGAAAATGTAGAATTACATGGGCGTCTGGAACCAGGAAAGATGTTCCTGGTAGATATGGTTGAAGGCCGAATTGTAGGCGACGAAGAAGTTAAGGAACAGATTGTATCTAAACGCCCTTACAGAAAATGGCTGAATAAAAATTTACTTCCGTTAGCTGATGTTCCTTATACCGGGAATAAAACTCCCGTAGAACCCGTAGATTTTAAAACGAGACAAAAAGTTTTTGGGTACACGATAGAAGACATCAAAACCATTATCAGCCCTATGGCTACAGGCGGAAAGGAAGCTATAGGATCTATGGGAACAGATACGCCATTAGCAGTTCTTTCAGATAAACCACAATTACTCTTTAATTACTTTAAACAGCTTTTCGCGCAGGTAACCAATCCTCCATTAGATGGAATTAGGGAAGAGATTGTAACTGATATTAGTTTATCTATTGGGGAAGACAAAAATATATTTGACATTACCCCAGAGCATGCGCAGAAGCTTAGAATCCAGAATCCGGTAATTTCTAATGAAGATCTTGATAAAATAAAATATATAGACCATCCCGATTTTCGTGCAAAATCAATCTCTATATTATACGAAATTGAAAAAGGATTAAATGGTCTTGAAGAGCGACTTGAACAAATTGTTCTGGAAATTAAAAAAGCGGTTGATGAAAATAGAAATATCATTATTCTGTCCGATAGAAATGTGAGCGATAAGCTTGCTCCTATTCCTTCGCTCTTAGCTTGCTCTTTTGTTCATCATGAACTTAAAAAACACAAAAGAAGATCCTCTTTTGGTATTGTTATCGAATCTGCAGAACCAAGGGAACCTCATCATTTCGCCTTATTATTCGGTTATGGTGCTAGTGCCATAAACCCTTACATGGTAAACGAAATCATTTACCAACTTTCTAAAGAAGGTGAAATTGAGGAACAAGAACCAGATGTAGCGATTAAAAACTTCAATAAAGCCATAGGAAAAGGAATTGTAAAAATCATGAATAAGATTGGCATTTCTACTTTACATTCTTATCGTGGTTCACAGATATTTGAAATTCTTGGTTTAAATAAAAAATTCACCAATAAATATTTCACGAATACACCTTCCAGAATTGAAGGAATCGGACTTTATGAAATTGAAAAAGAAATCCAGAAACGATATAAGCGCGCTTTTACACCGCCAGAGACCGAAACAGGTTTAGATCTTGAGATTGGTGGTGACTATCGTTGGAGAAGAAATGGGGAACGCCATATGCTCAATCCTGCTTCAGTAGCAAAGCTACAGCAAGCAGTGAAACAAAATAGTTATAAAACCTATAAGGAATACTCAAACTTCATCAACGATCAAACCAAAAACCTGATGACGATTCGAGGTATGTTTAAGTTTAAACAGCTTAATCCTATTTCTATCGATGAAGTTGAACCATGGACAGAGATCGTAAAAAGATTTAAAACTGGCGCAATGTCTTTTGGTTCGATAAGTAAAGAAGCTCATGAGAACCTTGCCATCGCGATGAACCGGTTACAGGGAAAAAGTAATAGTGGGGAAGGTGGTGAAGATGCAAATCGTTTTACCAGAGATGCTAATGGAAATTGGAGAAACAGTGCTATTAAACAGGTTGCCTCAGGTCGTTTTGGCGTATCGATAAATTACCTTTCTAACGCAAAAGAGATTCAGATTAAAATGGCGCAGGGGGCTAAGCCTGGTGAAGGTGGACAGTTACCCGGTCCAAAAGTAAATCCAGCTATAGCAAAAACAAGAAATTCTACCGCTTATGTAGGATTGATTTCTCCTCCTCCACATCACGATATTTATTCTATCGAAGATTTAGCTCAGCTAATTTTTGATTTAAAAAATGCAAATAGAGAAGCAAGAATCAACGTAAAACTTGTTTCAAAAGTTGGCGTAGGAACCATTGCTGCCGGTGTTGCAAAAGCAAAAGCTGATGTAGTGCTGGTCTCTGGTTATGATGGAGGTACAGGTGCCGCTGCTTTAACTTCGTTAAGACATGCCGGCTTACCTTGGGAACTTGGTATTGCCGAAGTACAACAAACCTTGTTACTTAACAATTTAAGGAGCAGAATTACAGTGGAATGTGACGGACAATTAAAAACAGGCCGTGACGTTGCTATTGCCTGTCTATTAGGTGCCGAAGAGTTTGGCTTCTCCACAGCTCCGTTAGTAGCTTCCGGATGTATCATGATGCGCGCCTGTCACTTAAACACCTGCCCGGTTGGAATTGCCACTCAGGATCCAGAATTAAGAAAAAACTTTAAAGGCACCCCGGAAAATGTAATTAATTTCATGTATTTCGTAGCACAGGAACTTCGTGAAATCATGGCCAGTCTTGGATTTAGAACACTTAACGAAATGGTGGGACAAAGCCAAAAATTAGATATGGATCATGCGATAGAGCATTATAAAGCTCAGGGAATAGACCTATCTAATATTCTTTACAAGCCAAATATTGATAAAGATCTTCCGCTTTATAAAACACAGGATCAAAACCATGGTTTAGACAATGTCCTTGATTTTGATATTCTTAGGAAAGCGCATCCTGCTATCTATCGTAAAGAAAAAATGAGTCTGGATTTCAATATTTCTAATATAAATAGAACTACCGGCGCTATTTTAAGTAATGAGATTTCTAAAATTCATGGTGAAGCCGGTCTTCCGGAACATACTTTAGAACTTAATTTCAAAGGTTCTGCCGGACAAAGTTTTGGGGCTTTCGCTACTCGCGGACTTACCCTGAATGTTACTGGGAATACAAATGACTACTTCGGAAAAGGGCTAAGTGGTGCTACGCTTACTGTAAAAAAACCGGAAGAAGCTACTTTTAAATCTCATGAAAATGTCATCATAGGAAATGTTGCTCTATACGGCGCTATTAATGGTGAAGCCTACATCAATGGAATTGGAGGTGAGCGTTTTTGCGTAAGAAACTCTGGTGCTAAAGCAGTAATTGAAGGTATAGGAGATCATGGATGTGAATACATGACCGGTGGTAGAGCAGTAATATTAGGTAAAATAGGACGTAATTTTGCAGCCGGTATGAGTGGCGGAATTGCATATATCTACAACCCAGATAACAATTTAGATAACAACAATTTTAATATGGAGATGATCGAATTAGAGCATGTATCTAATGACGATGCTACAGAATTAAAAGAATTAATACAAAATCACTACTATCACACCGATAGTGAAGTTGCAGGCCACATTTTAGAAAATTGGGAGGAAAACCTTTCCAAATTCATCAGGGTAATGCCTATTGAATACAAAAAAGCATTACAACGAATGGAAGAAGAAAAAAAGAAAGAAGAAAACCTGGAACTTAAAACGGCGTAA
- a CDS encoding Glu/Leu/Phe/Val dehydrogenase dimerization domain-containing protein has translation MKELLKVYENKEPEIVFHWNDPETEAEGWTVINSLRGGAAGGGTRMREGLDKNEVLSLAKTMEVKFTVSGPAIGGAKSGINFDPKDPRKKGVLERWYKAVSPLLKSYYGTGGDLNVDEIHEVIPITEDCGVWHPQEGVFNGHFRPTEADKINRIGQLRQGVIKVLENTDYSPDISRKYTVADMITGFGVAEAVNQYYQIYGGDIKGKKAIVQGFGNVGSAAAYYLSQMGAKVVGIIDRAGGLINEDGFSFEEIKNLFLNKEGNTLNANELIPFEEINQKIWNLDAEIFAPCAASRLVTREQISNLIDKKLEVISCGANVPFADKEIFFGPIMEFIDERVSLIPDFISNCGMARVFAYFMERRVQMTDEAIFNDTSMTIKNAIQNTFNNNSDKTNISKTAFEVALKQLV, from the coding sequence ATGAAAGAATTATTAAAAGTTTACGAAAATAAAGAACCAGAGATTGTTTTTCACTGGAATGACCCTGAAACAGAAGCTGAAGGTTGGACGGTGATCAACTCACTTAGAGGTGGTGCAGCCGGTGGCGGTACCCGTATGCGAGAAGGCCTGGATAAAAATGAAGTACTTTCTTTAGCAAAAACGATGGAAGTGAAATTTACGGTTTCTGGTCCTGCCATAGGCGGAGCGAAATCCGGAATTAATTTTGATCCTAAAGACCCAAGAAAAAAAGGGGTTTTAGAGCGCTGGTATAAAGCGGTCTCTCCTTTACTGAAAAGTTATTACGGTACTGGTGGAGACCTAAACGTAGACGAGATCCATGAAGTAATTCCGATTACTGAAGATTGTGGAGTTTGGCATCCGCAAGAAGGGGTTTTTAATGGTCATTTTCGACCTACTGAAGCTGATAAGATTAACAGGATAGGGCAGTTGCGACAGGGGGTAATTAAAGTTCTTGAAAATACGGATTATTCACCAGATATCTCCAGGAAGTATACGGTGGCAGATATGATAACAGGATTTGGTGTGGCTGAAGCAGTGAATCAATATTATCAAATTTATGGCGGTGATATTAAAGGAAAGAAGGCTATTGTCCAGGGTTTTGGGAATGTAGGTTCTGCAGCTGCATATTATCTTTCCCAAATGGGAGCAAAAGTTGTAGGAATTATTGATCGGGCTGGAGGTTTGATAAATGAAGATGGTTTTTCTTTTGAAGAGATTAAAAATTTATTTCTGAATAAAGAAGGGAATACGCTAAATGCAAATGAATTGATCCCTTTTGAAGAAATCAATCAAAAAATATGGAATCTTGATGCTGAAATATTTGCTCCATGTGCGGCTTCAAGGTTAGTAACCAGAGAACAAATCTCAAACCTTATTGATAAAAAATTAGAGGTGATTTCTTGTGGTGCCAATGTTCCTTTTGCCGATAAGGAAATTTTCTTTGGGCCGATTATGGAATTTATTGATGAGCGCGTAAGTCTTATTCCGGATTTTATATCAAATTGTGGGATGGCGCGTGTTTTCGCGTATTTTATGGAGCGTAGGGTGCAAATGACCGATGAGGCTATTTTTAATGATACCTCAATGACTATTAAAAATGCCATTCAGAATACCTTCAATAATAATAGTGATAAGACAAATATTAGTAAAACTGCCTTCGAGGTTGCTTTGAAACAATTGGTATAA
- a CDS encoding AAA family ATPase — translation MKILIFGASGSGTTTLGIEIEKQTHFKHLDADYYYWKKTNPPFQEKVELQERNKHLKADFNRFENVVISGSLVSWGKEWETSFDLAIFIRLENQLRMDRLKRREEERYGARLIADKAIQETSKAFLEWANQYENPHCDGRSLKTHKNWMKLLNCKTLTIDGKAALKDKIDIVLNEIESYNNNL, via the coding sequence ATGAAAATTTTGATATTCGGAGCTTCCGGTTCTGGAACAACAACCTTGGGAATTGAGATTGAAAAGCAAACTCATTTTAAACATTTAGATGCTGATTATTACTATTGGAAAAAAACCAATCCACCTTTTCAGGAAAAGGTAGAATTACAAGAAAGAAATAAGCATCTGAAAGCAGATTTTAATAGGTTTGAAAATGTGGTGATAAGTGGCTCCCTGGTAAGTTGGGGAAAAGAATGGGAAACCTCTTTCGATTTGGCCATTTTCATTAGATTAGAAAATCAATTGAGGATGGATCGATTAAAAAGGAGAGAAGAAGAACGTTACGGAGCAAGACTGATCGCAGACAAAGCTATACAGGAAACTTCTAAAGCATTTTTAGAATGGGCCAACCAATATGAGAATCCACATTGTGACGGGCGGTCCTTGAAAACCCATAAAAACTGGATGAAATTATTGAACTGTAAAACCTTAACAATAGATGGGAAAGCAGCATTAAAAGATAAAATAGATATCGTATTAAACGAAATAGAATCCTATAATAACAACTTATAG
- a CDS encoding Crp/Fnr family transcriptional regulator: MEQILVSHIEKSITLSEDEITYVLSHFRTEKFKKKESIIQAGSRVNDCYFIIKGLLKLVYTDKNGKPHLVSFAMEEWWESDFSAYFSQTSAKMSLQCIEDTIVFSLSFKNYQKLVTEMPKMSYFFLEKSNAGHCAAQNRILSFLTANAQERYEQLLQQQPLLLQRVPKTILASYLGVSRETLSRFSF, encoded by the coding sequence ATGGAGCAAATATTAGTAAGCCATATAGAAAAATCCATTACGCTTAGCGAAGATGAAATTACGTATGTGCTATCCCATTTTAGGACCGAAAAGTTTAAGAAAAAGGAGTCAATTATTCAAGCAGGATCCCGGGTGAATGATTGCTATTTTATCATCAAGGGACTTTTGAAATTAGTCTATACCGATAAAAACGGAAAGCCACACCTGGTTTCATTTGCCATGGAAGAGTGGTGGGAAAGTGATTTTTCAGCATATTTTTCGCAAACTTCCGCTAAAATGTCGTTGCAATGTATAGAGGACACCATCGTATTTTCCTTAAGTTTTAAAAATTATCAAAAGCTGGTGACTGAAATGCCTAAAATGAGCTATTTCTTTTTAGAGAAGTCAAACGCCGGACATTGTGCTGCCCAAAATCGTATTCTATCCTTTCTTACCGCTAATGCACAGGAGCGCTATGAACAATTACTTCAACAGCAGCCTTTATTGCTTCAGCGAGTGCCCAAAACGATTTTAGCTTCTTATTTGGGCGTTTCCCGCGAAACTCTTAGTAGGTTTTCCTTCTAG
- a CDS encoding acyl-CoA dehydrogenase has product MNFELTEEHIMIRDAARDFAKTELLPGVIERDEKQEFPKAQVKKMGELGFLGMMASPEYGGGGMDTISYILAMEEISKIDASASVIMSVNNSLVCWGLDTYGNTDQKEKYLSKLTTGEKLGAFCLSEPEAGSDATSQRTTAIDKGDYYLLNGTKNWITNGGTADYYLVIAQTDREKKHNGINAFIVEKGWEGFEVGPKENKLGIRGSDTHSLNFNDVKVPKENRIGEDGFGFKFAMKTLSGGRIGIAAQALGIASGAFELARDYSKQRKAFGTEISNHQAIAFKLADMYTAIESSRHLVMKAAWDKDQKQNYDLSGAMAKLSASQTAMDVTIEAVQIHGGNGFVKEYHVERLMRDAKITQIYEGTSEIQKIVISRSILKK; this is encoded by the coding sequence ATGAATTTCGAATTAACTGAAGAACATATCATGATTCGCGATGCTGCTCGCGATTTTGCAAAAACCGAATTATTACCCGGCGTTATTGAAAGGGATGAAAAACAAGAATTTCCCAAAGCCCAAGTTAAGAAAATGGGAGAACTTGGTTTTTTAGGAATGATGGCCTCACCAGAATATGGCGGCGGCGGGATGGATACCATTAGCTATATTTTAGCTATGGAAGAAATTTCAAAAATCGATGCCTCCGCATCGGTAATCATGTCGGTTAACAACTCCTTAGTTTGCTGGGGGCTGGATACCTATGGTAACACAGACCAAAAAGAAAAATATTTATCTAAACTAACTACCGGAGAAAAACTGGGTGCGTTTTGTCTTTCTGAGCCTGAAGCAGGAAGCGATGCTACTTCTCAACGAACTACCGCAATCGATAAAGGAGATTATTACTTATTGAATGGCACCAAAAACTGGATCACTAACGGTGGTACAGCAGATTATTACCTGGTAATTGCGCAAACCGACAGGGAGAAGAAACATAATGGTATCAATGCCTTTATCGTAGAAAAAGGATGGGAAGGTTTTGAAGTTGGCCCAAAAGAAAATAAACTGGGCATTAGAGGAAGCGACACCCATTCATTAAATTTTAATGATGTAAAAGTTCCCAAAGAAAACAGGATTGGTGAGGACGGTTTTGGATTTAAGTTTGCTATGAAAACCTTATCTGGAGGAAGAATTGGTATTGCTGCCCAGGCCTTGGGAATTGCATCCGGTGCTTTTGAACTTGCAAGGGATTATTCAAAACAACGTAAAGCATTTGGTACAGAAATTAGCAACCACCAGGCCATTGCTTTTAAATTAGCCGATATGTATACGGCTATAGAAAGCTCCAGGCATTTGGTTATGAAGGCGGCCTGGGATAAAGATCAAAAACAAAATTATGATCTAAGCGGAGCTATGGCAAAATTAAGCGCCTCTCAAACTGCCATGGACGTTACGATCGAAGCTGTTCAAATTCATGGAGGGAATGGTTTTGTAAAAGAATACCACGTAGAGCGATTAATGCGTGATGCCAAAATCACTCAAATTTATGAAGGAACTTCAGAAATACAGAAAATCGTGATTTCCAGAAGTATATTGAAAAAATAA
- a CDS encoding anhydro-N-acetylmuramic acid kinase gives MKKSDYFVIGVMSGTSLDGIDLAYIHFAVENNYNFEILEAQTVDYSKNWREKLDAAIDLEDDKLQELNKEYTKYLAEVILEFVAENNIQRLDAVCSHGHTIKHEPQNGFTLQIGNLPEISKYLQQRVVCDFRVQDVALGGQGAPLVPIGDKILFSDYRYCLNLGGFANISEKQGDEILAYDICAVNTVLNHYTRQLGKEYDDKGRIAAGGVLNKELLHQLNNLQFYSLKPPKSLGIEWVKAEVLPILNSVELPIPDILHTYVIHVAQQVTKVLDPRENAKVLVTGGGAFNDFLIQKFKAYSKCEFVIPENRIIDFKEALIFGLLGVLKLEGKVNVLSLVTGASKDHASGRIYTPS, from the coding sequence ATGAAAAAATCAGACTATTTTGTGATTGGAGTAATGTCTGGCACTTCCCTAGACGGGATCGATTTAGCCTACATTCATTTTGCAGTTGAAAATAACTATAATTTTGAAATTTTGGAAGCTCAGACAGTAGATTATTCCAAAAACTGGCGCGAGAAATTAGATGCTGCTATCGATTTAGAAGATGATAAGTTACAGGAATTAAATAAAGAATATACTAAATATCTGGCAGAAGTGATTTTGGAATTTGTGGCTGAAAATAATATTCAGCGCTTAGATGCGGTCTGTTCACATGGGCATACCATCAAGCATGAGCCACAAAATGGCTTTACACTGCAAATAGGAAACCTTCCTGAAATCTCTAAATACCTTCAACAAAGGGTGGTTTGTGATTTTAGAGTACAGGATGTAGCGCTTGGAGGACAGGGAGCACCTTTAGTTCCTATTGGTGATAAAATACTTTTTAGCGATTATCGCTATTGTTTAAATTTAGGAGGTTTCGCAAATATTTCTGAAAAACAAGGTGATGAGATCCTGGCCTATGATATCTGCGCAGTGAATACTGTCCTCAATCACTATACGAGACAGCTAGGTAAAGAATATGATGATAAAGGAAGAATAGCCGCAGGAGGTGTGCTGAATAAAGAATTACTCCATCAATTAAATAACCTTCAGTTTTATAGTCTTAAGCCTCCAAAATCATTAGGTATCGAGTGGGTGAAAGCTGAAGTTTTACCGATACTTAATTCTGTAGAACTCCCTATTCCGGATATTTTACATACGTATGTAATCCATGTGGCCCAACAAGTAACAAAAGTTTTAGATCCCAGAGAAAACGCAAAAGTTCTGGTTACCGGCGGTGGTGCTTTTAATGATTTTTTAATCCAAAAGTTTAAAGCATATTCTAAATGTGAATTCGTGATCCCTGAAAACAGAATTATAGATTTTAAGGAGGCACTGATCTTCGGATTGTTGGGCGTACTTAAGTTAGAAGGAAAGGTGAATGTGTTAAGCCTGGTTACCGGGGCAAGTAAAGATCATGCATCAGGAAGGATATATACACCATCTTGA
- a CDS encoding glutamate synthase subunit beta, protein MGKLRGFLEYERKEETTEAVELRVKNYKEFTKELDTEELNHQGARCMDCGIPFCHSGCPLGNLIPDFNHAVYQNDWKKALQILHSTNNFPEFTGRLCPAPCESACVLGIIEPPVSIELIEKYIVERGFKEGWIVPNPPKNRTGKKVAVVGSGPAGMAAAQQLNRAGHEVTLFERDAKLGGLLRYGIPDFKLDKSVIDRRLKIMEDEGITFKPNTHVGDNYDVEELKAFDAVVLTGGATQRRGLPIPGADAKGVVQAMEFLKNNNQVVDNLKELSPELSAEGKNVIVIGGGDTGSDCVGTSNRHGAKSVTNFEIMPMPSNSRTNQNPWPYWPFTLKTSSSHEEGVNRNWSISTKEFIKDKDGNLKGLKTVEIEWVKGKKGERPQLKEVEGSEKEWPCELALLALGFTGPEASLSQQLGLDLDNRTNIKADNDYQTNIPHIFAAGDMRRGQSLIVWAISEGREAAYHADKYLMGESKLPTKGNGDLPAA, encoded by the coding sequence ATGGGAAAACTTAGAGGATTTTTAGAATACGAAAGAAAAGAAGAAACTACAGAAGCCGTAGAGCTAAGAGTAAAAAATTATAAAGAATTTACAAAAGAATTAGATACTGAAGAACTGAATCATCAGGGAGCTCGATGTATGGATTGCGGGATCCCATTCTGCCACAGTGGATGCCCACTTGGTAACTTAATTCCTGATTTTAACCATGCCGTTTACCAAAACGATTGGAAAAAGGCTTTACAGATTTTACATTCAACAAACAATTTTCCTGAATTTACAGGTCGCTTATGCCCTGCTCCATGCGAATCTGCATGCGTACTTGGAATCATAGAACCTCCGGTTTCTATAGAACTTATTGAGAAATATATCGTAGAACGAGGCTTTAAAGAAGGTTGGATTGTACCTAATCCACCAAAAAACCGAACTGGTAAAAAAGTGGCCGTTGTAGGTTCAGGTCCGGCGGGAATGGCTGCAGCACAACAATTAAATCGTGCTGGCCACGAGGTGACTTTGTTCGAAAGAGATGCGAAATTAGGCGGACTGCTTCGTTATGGTATCCCCGACTTTAAACTGGATAAATCTGTAATCGACCGCCGACTTAAGATCATGGAAGATGAAGGCATCACATTTAAGCCTAACACCCATGTAGGTGATAATTATGATGTAGAAGAATTAAAAGCATTTGATGCTGTAGTACTTACCGGAGGCGCTACACAACGCAGAGGATTACCTATTCCGGGAGCCGATGCTAAAGGTGTGGTTCAGGCTATGGAATTCCTTAAAAATAACAACCAGGTTGTAGATAACCTAAAAGAATTGTCTCCCGAGTTATCTGCCGAAGGGAAAAATGTAATTGTTATTGGGGGTGGTGATACAGGATCTGACTGTGTGGGTACTTCGAATCGCCATGGTGCAAAATCGGTAACGAATTTTGAGATAATGCCAATGCCATCAAACAGTAGAACCAACCAAAATCCTTGGCCTTATTGGCCATTTACACTAAAAACCAGTAGTTCTCATGAGGAGGGTGTAAATAGGAATTGGAGTATTAGCACCAAGGAATTCATTAAAGATAAAGATGGCAACTTAAAAGGCCTTAAAACTGTCGAAATTGAATGGGTTAAAGGTAAAAAAGGTGAACGTCCACAACTTAAAGAAGTGGAAGGAAGTGAAAAAGAATGGCCTTGTGAACTCGCTTTGCTTGCCTTAGGTTTTACAGGACCCGAAGCTAGTTTAAGTCAGCAATTAGGATTGGACTTAGACAATAGAACCAACATAAAAGCTGATAATGACTATCAAACTAACATCCCTCATATTTTTGCTGCCGGGGATATGCGTCGTGGTCAATCTTTGATTGTTTGGGCAATCTCAGAAGGGCGTGAAGCAGCTTATCATGCTGATAAATACCTAATGGGAGAAAGCAAACTCCCAACCAAAGGTAATGGTGATTTACCCGCTGCTTAA
- a CDS encoding RidA family protein: MEKRVINPWEWQKKRSYVQAVEVKKAEATLYIAGQTAIDENGNSSTGNMKSQLLQSIQNLEKIIAEAGYECRNIVRLNIYTTASEEFFECFDLFEQWINKHHIQQASTVFEVKSLFETLKIELEATLVK; this comes from the coding sequence ATGGAAAAACGAGTAATCAATCCCTGGGAATGGCAGAAGAAAAGAAGTTATGTACAAGCTGTAGAAGTAAAAAAGGCTGAAGCCACGCTTTACATAGCTGGGCAAACAGCCATTGATGAAAATGGCAATTCGAGTACGGGCAATATGAAATCTCAACTCTTGCAATCGATTCAAAATCTGGAGAAAATTATAGCAGAAGCAGGATATGAATGTAGAAATATCGTGCGTTTAAACATATATACCACCGCCTCTGAAGAGTTTTTTGAATGTTTTGATCTTTTCGAGCAATGGATCAATAAACATCACATTCAACAAGCAAGTACGGTATTTGAAGTGAAAAGTCTTTTTGAAACCTTAAAAATTGAGTTAGAAGCCACGCTAGTAAAATAA